Proteins co-encoded in one Ralstonia sp. RRA genomic window:
- a CDS encoding extracellular solute-binding protein, producing MSDDSIDFKAGRRTALKGMAAILATGVAPVVLAQEKPTLRYLGTAVNQDKAIAEKFEADTGIRIQYVAVTTDEVTKRAVTAPSSFDLIDTEYFSLKKIVPTGNLLGIDARRIKNADKITSLFTKGEVAGKKVGDQGTAPKKVMYLPGANATTFSASPTQFMTLIPTVYNADTLGIRPDLIKRPISSWAELLNPEFKGRASILNIPSIGIMDAAMVVEAKGIHKYADKGNMTRAEIDLTIKTLIEAKKAGQFRALWKDFNESVNLMASGEVVIQSMWSPAVTAVRSKGIDCTFQPLKEGYRAWAAGFGIPKTVSGKKLDAAYEFINWFLDGWAGAYLNRQGYYSAVLETAKAKMAPYEWAYWMEGKPAAKDIKSPHGDVLAKAGSVRDGGSYEQRMGGIACWNAVMDENEYMVRKWNEFVAA from the coding sequence ATGTCTGACGATTCCATCGACTTCAAGGCCGGCCGCCGCACCGCACTCAAGGGCATGGCCGCCATTCTGGCCACCGGCGTGGCGCCAGTCGTCCTCGCGCAGGAAAAACCGACGCTGCGCTACCTCGGCACGGCGGTCAACCAGGACAAGGCCATCGCCGAGAAATTTGAAGCCGACACCGGCATCCGCATCCAGTATGTGGCCGTCACCACCGATGAGGTGACCAAGCGCGCCGTGACCGCGCCGAGCAGCTTCGACCTGATCGACACCGAGTACTTCTCGCTCAAGAAGATCGTGCCGACCGGCAACCTGCTGGGCATCGATGCGCGCCGCATCAAGAACGCCGACAAGATCACGTCGCTGTTCACCAAGGGCGAAGTGGCCGGCAAGAAGGTGGGCGACCAGGGCACCGCGCCGAAGAAGGTGATGTACCTGCCGGGCGCGAATGCAACCACGTTTTCCGCGTCGCCTACGCAGTTCATGACGTTGATCCCGACCGTGTACAACGCCGACACGCTGGGCATCCGCCCCGACCTCATCAAGCGCCCGATCAGCTCGTGGGCCGAGCTGCTGAACCCGGAATTCAAGGGCCGCGCGTCGATCCTGAACATTCCGTCGATCGGCATCATGGACGCGGCGATGGTGGTGGAGGCCAAGGGCATCCACAAGTACGCCGACAAGGGCAACATGACCCGCGCCGAGATCGACCTCACCATCAAGACGCTGATCGAAGCCAAGAAGGCCGGCCAGTTCCGCGCGCTGTGGAAGGACTTCAACGAAAGTGTGAACCTGATGGCCTCGGGCGAGGTGGTGATCCAGTCGATGTGGAGCCCGGCGGTGACGGCCGTGCGCAGCAAGGGCATCGACTGCACGTTCCAGCCGCTCAAGGAAGGCTATCGCGCGTGGGCAGCCGGCTTTGGCATTCCGAAGACGGTGTCGGGCAAGAAGCTGGATGCGGCGTACGAATTCATCAACTGGTTCCTCGACGGCTGGGCCGGTGCGTACCTGAACCGCCAGGGCTACTACAGCGCCGTGCTGGAAACGGCCAAGGCCAAGATGGCGCCATACGAGTGGGCGTACTGGATGGAAGGCAAACCCGCCGCGAAGGACATCAAGAGCCCCCACGGTGACGTGCTGGCCAAGGCCGGCAGCGTGCGCGATGGCGGCAGCTACGAACAGCGCATGGGCGGCATCGCCTGCTGGAACGCGGTCATGGACGAGAACGAGTACATGGTCCGCAAGTGGAACGAGTTTGTCGCTGCCTGA
- a CDS encoding ABC transporter ATP-binding protein, with protein MTRAPTAPTDSLELVALTKRYAHDAVAVDAINLRVPAGSYCCLLGPSGCGKSSTLRMIAGHEHVSDGDILLGHRNITNLPAAARGTAMMFQSYALFPHLSALDNVAFSLKMRGISAGERRKRAQALLERVAMGHLAQRRPGELSGGQQQRVALARALIMEPRVLLLDEPLSALDPFLRTQMRAELRRWQQELGLTFVHVTHSQEEAMALADQMVVMNQGRIEQAGSPREVYNQPASAFVATFIGGHNLLEDADGPVAVRIDRMALHADESTAGDRPRVRGRICDIEYQGTHVLVGMEGVTLAPSQRLTVSLPESDSAIPHLTLHQPIWASWDAAQAHRLPAA; from the coding sequence ATGACCCGCGCACCCACCGCCCCCACCGACTCCCTCGAACTCGTTGCGCTGACCAAGCGTTACGCACACGACGCTGTGGCCGTCGACGCCATCAACCTGCGCGTGCCGGCCGGCAGCTACTGTTGCCTGCTTGGGCCATCGGGCTGCGGCAAATCGTCCACGCTGCGCATGATTGCCGGCCACGAGCACGTGAGCGACGGCGACATCCTGCTGGGCCACCGCAACATCACCAACCTGCCGGCAGCCGCACGCGGCACGGCCATGATGTTCCAGAGCTACGCGCTGTTTCCGCACCTGAGCGCGCTCGACAACGTGGCCTTTAGCCTGAAGATGCGCGGCATCAGTGCGGGTGAACGGCGCAAACGCGCGCAGGCCCTGCTGGAGCGGGTGGCCATGGGGCACCTGGCGCAGCGTCGGCCAGGCGAGTTGTCGGGCGGCCAGCAGCAACGCGTGGCGCTGGCACGCGCGCTGATCATGGAGCCGCGCGTGCTGCTGCTCGATGAGCCGCTCTCCGCGCTCGACCCATTCCTGCGCACGCAGATGCGCGCCGAGCTGCGGCGCTGGCAGCAGGAGCTGGGCCTGACCTTCGTGCACGTCACGCACTCGCAGGAAGAAGCGATGGCGCTGGCCGATCAGATGGTGGTCATGAACCAGGGCCGCATCGAACAGGCCGGCAGCCCGCGCGAGGTCTACAACCAGCCGGCCAGCGCGTTTGTCGCCACCTTCATCGGCGGACACAACCTGCTGGAAGACGCGGATGGGCCAGTGGCCGTACGCATCGACCGCATGGCATTGCATGCCGATGAATCCACAGCCGGAGATCGGCCACGCGTGCGGGGCCGCATCTGCGACATCGAATACCAGGGCACGCACGTTCTGGTGGGGATGGAGGGCGTCACGCTGGCGCCCTCGCAACGCCTGACCGTGAGCCTGCCCGAAAGCGACAGCGCCATCCCCCACCTGACGCTGCATCAGCCGATCTGGGCTTCGTGGGATGCCGCGCAGGCACATCGCCTGCCCGCAGCCTGA
- a CDS encoding porin — MSTTIKLGVAALAFGLSGVAAAQSSVTLSGVIDTGVSWTNHAGNGSQSLTGVSDSILGVSNFGLSGKEDLGGGVSALFNLQAGFNPSNGRMSSNGTLFSRNSYVGLTSASGTLTAGKQWNFNDDWLVGSVFKGGYNSGSIFKFSEFDAVSELYNNTVKYVSPTLGGAQFGAMYGFGETAGSLSQGSLFNLAARYSGGPVYLAASYDQERDGSGTGSLYKLFTVGGSYTFGAAKLRLGAARADVGGTGAFQSIPSMSARKAYAVEGGVDYAFTTAFTGSADVLYRRNSTLSNSSMVYRLLGLYSLSKRTTLVANVAYLKNSSSATEALVNTTSGAIGGGVAGTSQTSVALGVRHTF, encoded by the coding sequence ATGAGCACCACTATCAAGCTGGGCGTTGCCGCCCTGGCATTCGGGCTGTCTGGCGTGGCCGCTGCGCAATCCAGCGTCACGCTGTCGGGCGTGATCGATACCGGCGTGAGCTGGACCAACCATGCCGGCAACGGCTCGCAAAGTCTGACCGGCGTGTCGGACAGCATCCTCGGCGTGTCTAACTTTGGCCTGAGCGGCAAGGAAGACCTGGGCGGCGGCGTGAGCGCGCTGTTCAACCTGCAGGCCGGTTTCAACCCGAGCAACGGGCGCATGTCGTCCAACGGCACGCTGTTCTCGCGCAATTCGTATGTCGGGCTGACGTCGGCATCCGGCACGCTCACCGCCGGCAAGCAATGGAACTTCAACGACGACTGGCTGGTGGGCAGCGTCTTCAAGGGCGGCTACAACTCGGGCTCAATCTTCAAGTTCAGCGAGTTCGACGCCGTGAGCGAGCTGTACAACAACACGGTGAAGTACGTATCGCCCACGCTAGGCGGCGCGCAGTTTGGCGCGATGTACGGCTTTGGCGAAACGGCAGGCTCGCTGTCGCAAGGCTCGCTGTTCAACCTGGCGGCACGCTATAGCGGTGGCCCGGTGTACCTGGCCGCCAGCTACGACCAGGAGCGCGATGGCAGCGGCACAGGCTCGCTCTACAAGCTCTTCACCGTGGGCGGCAGCTACACGTTTGGCGCGGCCAAGCTGCGGCTGGGCGCAGCGCGGGCGGATGTGGGCGGCACGGGGGCATTCCAGTCGATCCCGAGCATGTCGGCACGCAAGGCCTACGCAGTGGAAGGCGGCGTCGATTACGCCTTCACCACGGCCTTTACCGGCTCGGCCGACGTGCTGTATCGCCGTAACTCGACGCTGTCGAACAGCTCGATGGTCTATCGCCTGCTGGGGCTGTACAGCCTGTCGAAGCGTACGACGCTGGTCGCCAACGTGGCGTACCTGAAGAACTCGTCAAGCGCGACGGAAGCGCTGGTCAACACCACGTCGGGCGCCATCGGCGGCGGTGTGGCGGGGACGAGCCAGACGTCGGTCGCGCTGGGCGTGCGCCACACCTTCTGA
- a CDS encoding GntR family transcriptional regulator, translated as MTSTPRRNNAEVDARISDAVYDAILEQKLPPGTRLVEAQLCKAFGITRGTLRRVLVKLAHEGVVELQPNRGATIAVHDATEARQVFGARLILETGSVRELAQHATAQQLAELRTLAAAEHATRESGNWRDWIRLSGDFHIQLAEANGNPIITSMLRTLVARTSLLIGLYESPARPSCGHDEHLAILDAVERRDGERAARLMGEHLGEYIAALEIEPRQVEAIDFSKLFHRVKV; from the coding sequence ATGACCTCCACCCCCCGCCGCAACAACGCCGAAGTCGACGCCCGCATTTCCGATGCGGTGTACGACGCCATCCTTGAACAGAAGCTGCCGCCGGGCACCCGCCTGGTCGAGGCGCAACTCTGCAAGGCCTTCGGTATCACGCGGGGGACATTGCGCCGGGTGCTGGTGAAGCTGGCGCATGAAGGGGTGGTCGAGCTGCAGCCCAACCGCGGCGCGACGATTGCCGTGCACGACGCCACGGAAGCGCGGCAGGTCTTTGGTGCGCGGCTGATTCTGGAAACCGGCTCGGTACGTGAACTGGCACAGCACGCGACTGCGCAGCAATTAGCCGAGTTGCGCACGCTGGCGGCTGCCGAACATGCCACCCGCGAATCCGGCAATTGGCGGGACTGGATTCGCCTCTCGGGTGATTTCCACATCCAGCTGGCCGAGGCCAACGGCAACCCCATCATCACGTCGATGCTGCGCACGCTGGTGGCGCGCACCTCGCTGCTGATTGGTCTTTATGAATCTCCGGCGCGCCCCAGTTGCGGCCATGACGAACACCTGGCCATTCTGGATGCGGTGGAGCGCCGCGATGGCGAGCGCGCCGCCCGGCTGATGGGCGAGCACCTTGGGGAGTACATCGCCGCGCTGGAGATTGAGCCGCGCCAAGTGGAGGCGATCGATTTCTCCAAGCTGTTCCACCGCGTCAAGGTCTGA
- a CDS encoding YoaK family protein, producing MPSEIAATPAAASPSARFLIAQGSLLAFVAGYVDVVGFAALFGLFTAHVTGNFVMIGLELAGTGQGVLAKLLALPMFVLAVAATKLAVAALTRRGVAPLRPLLLAQAALLLAFMVAGLLALPIQSADAPATIVVGLIGVAAMGVQNAKARIVLSEHAPTTIMTGNTTQIVIDVVELLSPGSTQKEAARTRLRKMVPPLCGFAIGAVLGALAFSFLSFWCVLPPVLILLALALMQR from the coding sequence TTGCCTTCTGAAATCGCAGCAACGCCGGCGGCAGCGTCGCCGTCGGCACGCTTCCTGATCGCGCAGGGCAGCCTGCTGGCCTTCGTGGCGGGTTATGTGGATGTGGTGGGCTTCGCTGCGCTGTTCGGGCTGTTCACCGCACACGTCACGGGCAACTTCGTGATGATCGGGCTGGAATTGGCCGGCACCGGACAAGGCGTGCTCGCCAAGCTGCTGGCGCTGCCAATGTTCGTGCTGGCCGTGGCCGCAACCAAGTTGGCGGTGGCGGCGCTCACGCGGCGCGGCGTGGCACCGCTGCGGCCGCTGCTGCTAGCCCAGGCAGCGCTGCTGCTGGCATTCATGGTGGCGGGGTTGCTAGCGCTGCCGATTCAATCGGCCGATGCACCGGCCACGATTGTCGTCGGGCTGATCGGCGTGGCGGCCATGGGCGTGCAGAACGCCAAGGCGCGCATTGTGCTGTCGGAACACGCGCCCACGACCATCATGACGGGCAACACCACGCAGATCGTGATCGATGTGGTGGAACTGCTGTCGCCAGGAAGTACGCAGAAGGAAGCGGCGCGCACGCGGTTGCGGAAGATGGTGCCGCCGCTGTGCGGGTTCGCCATTGGCGCGGTGTTGGGGGCGCTGGCGTTTTCTTTCTTGTCGTTCTGGTGTGTGCTGCCACCGGTGTTGATTTTGCTGGCGCTGGCACTCATGCAGCGCTAG
- a CDS encoding amidohydrolase — protein MTADLILHNGRIHTVDRERPTASAVAVRDGRFIAVGDDATVMAQRGATTQVIDLRGRTVIPGLNDSHLHLIRGGLNYNLELRWEGVPSLADAMRMLKEQAARTPSPQWVRVVGGWTEFQFAERRMPTLEELNQAAPDTPVFVLHLYDRALLNRAALRQVGYTKDTPNPPGGEIQRDASGEPTGMLIAKPNAMILYSTLAKGPKLPPEYQVNSTRQFMRELNRLGVTSAIDAGGGFQNYPEDYEIIRELSAQNQLTIRIAYNLFTQKPKEELADFKNWTGSVQYRQGDDFFRHNGAGEMLVFSAADFEDFLQPRPDLPETMEQELETVVRHLVAQRWPFRLHATYDESISRMLDVFERVNRDIPFNGLPWFFDHAETISPKNIERVRALGGGIAIQDRMAFQGEYFVDRYGAAAAEQTPPIKRMLAEGVPVGAGTDATRVSSYNPWTSLYWLASGRTVGGMALYPEGLPREVALELYTHGSAWFSADQGNKGQIKVGQLADLAALSADFFSVPEADIKTIESVLTVVGGRIVYGAAEFTEFGPPPIPVLPEWSPVSRVPGHWRPAAPLQQQVHHCAGTCTVHGHAHQKARTANVPTTDFRGFWGAFGCSCFAF, from the coding sequence ATGACTGCCGACCTCATCCTGCACAACGGCCGCATCCACACGGTCGACCGCGAACGCCCCACCGCCAGCGCCGTTGCCGTGCGCGATGGCCGCTTTATTGCCGTGGGCGACGATGCCACGGTGATGGCGCAGCGCGGCGCCACGACCCAGGTGATCGACCTGCGCGGGCGCACCGTCATCCCCGGCCTGAACGATTCGCACCTGCACCTGATCCGGGGTGGGCTGAACTACAACCTGGAGCTGCGCTGGGAAGGCGTGCCGTCCCTGGCCGACGCGATGCGCATGCTCAAGGAGCAGGCCGCGCGCACGCCGTCTCCGCAATGGGTGCGCGTGGTGGGCGGCTGGACGGAGTTCCAGTTTGCCGAGCGCCGCATGCCCACATTGGAGGAGCTGAATCAGGCCGCGCCCGACACGCCCGTGTTCGTGCTGCACCTGTACGACCGCGCACTGCTCAACCGCGCCGCGCTGCGCCAGGTCGGCTACACCAAGGACACGCCGAACCCGCCGGGCGGCGAGATCCAGCGCGATGCATCCGGCGAGCCCACCGGCATGCTGATCGCCAAGCCTAACGCGATGATCCTGTACTCCACGTTGGCCAAGGGGCCGAAGCTGCCGCCCGAGTACCAAGTCAATTCCACGCGCCAGTTCATGCGTGAACTCAACCGCCTGGGCGTGACCAGCGCCATCGACGCAGGCGGTGGCTTCCAGAACTATCCGGAAGACTACGAAATCATTCGCGAGCTGTCGGCGCAGAACCAGCTCACCATCCGCATCGCCTACAACCTCTTCACGCAGAAGCCGAAAGAGGAACTGGCCGACTTCAAGAACTGGACCGGTAGCGTGCAGTACCGCCAGGGCGATGATTTCTTCCGCCACAACGGTGCGGGCGAAATGCTGGTCTTCTCCGCAGCCGACTTCGAAGACTTCCTGCAGCCGCGCCCCGACCTGCCCGAGACGATGGAGCAGGAGTTGGAGACCGTGGTGCGCCACCTCGTCGCGCAGCGCTGGCCGTTCCGTCTGCACGCCACGTACGACGAATCCATCTCGCGCATGCTCGACGTGTTCGAGCGCGTGAACCGCGACATCCCATTCAACGGCCTGCCATGGTTCTTCGACCATGCGGAGACGATCTCGCCGAAGAACATTGAGCGCGTGCGCGCGCTCGGCGGCGGCATCGCCATTCAAGATCGCATGGCCTTCCAGGGCGAATACTTTGTCGACCGCTACGGTGCAGCCGCTGCTGAACAGACACCGCCCATCAAGCGCATGCTGGCCGAAGGCGTGCCGGTGGGTGCCGGCACGGATGCCACGCGCGTGTCGAGCTACAACCCGTGGACGTCGCTGTACTGGCTGGCGAGCGGGCGCACCGTCGGCGGCATGGCGCTGTATCCGGAAGGGCTGCCGCGTGAAGTGGCGCTGGAGCTGTACACGCACGGCAGCGCGTGGTTCTCGGCAGACCAGGGCAACAAGGGGCAGATCAAAGTCGGGCAGCTCGCCGATCTGGCGGCGCTGTCGGCGGATTTCTTCAGCGTGCCTGAGGCCGACATCAAGACCATCGAATCGGTGCTGACGGTGGTGGGTGGGCGCATCGTCTACGGCGCGGCGGAGTTCACCGAGTTCGGCCCGCCGCCGATTCCGGTGCTGCCGGAGTGGTCGCCCGTGTCGCGTGTGCCCGGGCACTGGCGACCGGCGGCGCCGCTGCAGCAGCAAGTGCACCACTGCGCGGGCACTTGCACGGTACACGGCCACGCGCATCAGAAAGCGCGCACGGCCAACGTGCCGACCACCGATTTCCGCGGTTTCTGGGGCGCCTTCGGGTGTTCATGCTTTGCCTTCTGA
- a CDS encoding DoxX family protein yields the protein MTRLSLDSTNAAVPADTTLHAGLLFLRVTGSALLIAVHGLPKVLHYSQELTRIEDPFHLGAAPTLLLAILSETVCPLLIALGVLTRLACLPIIATLLVAMLVVHPDWSLADGQFGWMLLIIFTTVLIAGPGRFSLFPKY from the coding sequence ATGACACGCCTTTCGCTCGATTCGACCAACGCCGCAGTACCAGCCGACACCACGCTGCATGCTGGCTTGCTGTTCCTGCGCGTCACCGGCAGCGCACTGCTGATTGCCGTGCACGGCCTGCCCAAGGTGCTGCACTACAGCCAAGAACTCACGCGCATCGAAGACCCGTTCCACCTGGGTGCCGCCCCCACGCTGTTGCTGGCGATCCTGTCGGAGACCGTGTGCCCGCTGCTGATTGCGCTGGGCGTGCTGACGCGCCTGGCGTGCCTGCCCATCATTGCCACGCTGCTGGTGGCGATGCTGGTGGTGCATCCTGACTGGTCACTCGCTGACGGGCAGTTCGGCTGGATGCTGCTGATCATCTTCACCACCGTCCTGATTGCAGGGCCGGGACGTTTCTCGCTGTTTCCCAAGTACTGA
- a CDS encoding XapX domain-containing protein, with protein MKPYLISIGVGMLVGVIYALLHVRSPAPPAIALVGLLGMLIGEQIVPTAQRLLAGEPITMAWFRQECVPKITGAPPMAPDADVAVAADRTPPNPT; from the coding sequence ATGAAGCCCTATCTCATCTCGATTGGCGTCGGCATGCTGGTCGGCGTCATCTATGCGTTGCTGCACGTACGCTCGCCTGCGCCGCCTGCGATTGCGCTGGTCGGGCTGCTCGGCATGCTGATCGGCGAGCAGATCGTGCCGACCGCGCAGCGCCTGCTGGCGGGGGAGCCGATCACAATGGCATGGTTCCGCCAGGAGTGCGTACCCAAGATCACGGGGGCTCCGCCCATGGCACCGGACGCCGATGTGGCGGTGGCGGCGGATCGCACACCGCCCAATCCAACGTAA
- a CDS encoding alpha/beta hydrolase has protein sequence MQTITTQDGTRIFYKDWGTGKPVVFSHGWPLNADAWDAQMLFLVQKGFRVIAHDRRGHGRSDQPSQGNNMDTYADDLAALLNALDIQGATLVGHSTGGGEVAHYIGRHGTKRVARAVLIGAVPPIMLKTASNPKGLPMEVFDGIRKGVADNRSQFYRDLATPFFGFNRPGAKVSQGTIDAFWAQGMTGGIHGQYLCIKEFSEVDYTEDLKKIDVPVLFLHGDDDQIVPIDDSAKLGVELVKHGTLKVYPGGSHGMCVTEADKVNADLLAFLSS, from the coding sequence ATGCAAACGATCACGACTCAAGACGGTACGCGCATCTTCTACAAGGATTGGGGCACCGGTAAGCCGGTCGTCTTCTCTCATGGCTGGCCGCTCAACGCCGACGCCTGGGACGCGCAGATGCTGTTCCTCGTGCAGAAGGGCTTTCGCGTCATTGCGCATGACCGGCGTGGCCACGGCCGCTCCGACCAGCCGTCGCAAGGCAACAACATGGATACCTACGCCGACGATCTGGCAGCCCTGCTCAACGCCCTCGACATCCAGGGTGCCACGCTGGTCGGCCACTCCACCGGCGGCGGCGAAGTCGCGCACTACATCGGCCGACACGGCACCAAGCGCGTCGCGCGCGCCGTGCTGATCGGTGCCGTGCCGCCCATCATGCTCAAGACGGCATCCAACCCGAAGGGCTTGCCGATGGAGGTATTCGACGGCATCCGCAAGGGCGTGGCGGACAACCGCTCGCAGTTCTATCGCGATCTCGCCACGCCGTTCTTCGGCTTCAACCGGCCGGGCGCGAAGGTTTCGCAAGGCACGATCGACGCCTTCTGGGCGCAGGGCATGACTGGCGGCATCCACGGCCAGTACCTGTGCATCAAGGAGTTTTCGGAGGTCGACTACACCGAAGACCTGAAGAAGATCGACGTGCCCGTATTGTTCCTGCACGGCGACGATGACCAGATCGTGCCGATCGACGATTCGGCCAAGCTGGGCGTGGAGCTTGTGAAGCACGGCACGCTGAAGGTCTACCCGGGCGGCTCGCACGGCATGTGTGTGACCGAGGCGGACAAGGTCAACGCGGATCTGCTGGCGTTCCTGTCGTCCTAA
- a CDS encoding hydrolase has product MTNPKLEVLTPQNCQLIFIDHQPQMAFGVQSMDRQTLKNNTVGLAKAAKIFNIPTTITTVESESFSGYTYPELLDVFPGKELLERTSMNSWDDQKVRDALAKNNRKKVVVAGLWTEVCNCTFALSAMHDADYEIYMVADASGGTSKEAHDYAMQRMVQAGVVPVTWQQVLLEWQRDWAHRDTYDAVMKLVKEHSGAYGMGVDYAYTMVHKAPQRTATPHEALAAVPAR; this is encoded by the coding sequence ATGACGAACCCCAAGCTGGAAGTCCTCACCCCGCAGAACTGTCAACTGATCTTCATCGACCATCAGCCGCAAATGGCCTTCGGCGTGCAATCGATGGATCGACAAACGCTGAAGAACAACACCGTCGGCCTTGCCAAGGCGGCGAAGATCTTCAACATCCCCACCACCATCACCACCGTCGAGAGCGAGAGCTTCTCCGGCTACACCTACCCTGAGCTGCTCGACGTATTCCCGGGCAAGGAACTGCTCGAACGCACCTCGATGAACTCGTGGGATGACCAGAAGGTGCGCGACGCGCTGGCCAAGAACAACCGCAAGAAGGTGGTCGTCGCTGGCCTGTGGACGGAGGTGTGCAACTGCACCTTCGCGCTGTCGGCCATGCACGATGCCGACTACGAGATCTACATGGTGGCCGACGCCTCGGGCGGCACCTCCAAGGAAGCGCACGACTACGCCATGCAGCGCATGGTGCAGGCCGGCGTGGTGCCCGTGACGTGGCAACAGGTGCTGCTGGAATGGCAGCGTGACTGGGCACACCGCGATACGTATGACGCCGTGATGAAGCTGGTGAAGGAACACTCCGGCGCCTACGGCATGGGCGTGGACTACGCCTACACGATGGTGCACAAGGCACCGCAGCGCACCGCCACGCCGCATGAGGCACTGGCGGCGGTGCCTGCCCGCTGA
- a CDS encoding LysR family transcriptional regulator, whose amino-acid sequence MDRFLSIEAFVRVAETRSFAEAARQLGVTNSVVTHRVQQLERFIEAPLFHRSTRHVRLSEVGETYYKQCAEAVCMLTDLTDQMRGLRATPAGKLRIRMLPGYALSHFAAPLARFGAQYPDIQLDVVVDDSVVDPIAEGFDVAFQIFPPINDSLIEKRLFVLRRVFCATPAYVEEYGLPQQPADLLQHSLALYSGYPTRKRWTFTQGGEVRAELDLPEQVRSNSVHLLRDYALTSAGIACLPTLVVSDDLIAGRLVPVLAEYDLAPLHFSAVYPATQRQAVKVCALIDCLANHHAGELAWDVPLLERGWVR is encoded by the coding sequence ATGGACCGCTTTCTCAGTATCGAAGCCTTTGTGCGCGTGGCCGAAACGCGCAGCTTTGCCGAAGCCGCACGCCAACTCGGCGTGACCAACTCCGTGGTCACCCACCGCGTGCAGCAACTGGAGCGCTTTATCGAGGCGCCGCTGTTCCACCGCAGCACGCGGCATGTACGGCTCTCGGAAGTGGGCGAGACCTACTACAAGCAATGCGCCGAAGCCGTCTGCATGCTGACGGACCTGACCGACCAGATGCGCGGCCTGCGCGCCACGCCCGCCGGCAAGCTGCGCATCCGCATGCTGCCCGGTTATGCGCTGAGCCACTTTGCCGCGCCGCTGGCCAGGTTTGGCGCGCAGTACCCCGACATCCAGCTCGACGTGGTGGTGGACGACAGCGTGGTCGACCCGATTGCCGAGGGGTTCGACGTGGCCTTCCAGATCTTCCCGCCCATCAATGATTCGCTGATCGAGAAGCGCCTGTTCGTGCTGCGGCGCGTGTTCTGCGCGACGCCCGCCTACGTTGAGGAATACGGCCTGCCGCAGCAACCGGCGGATCTGCTGCAGCATTCACTCGCGCTGTACTCCGGCTACCCCACCCGCAAACGCTGGACGTTCACGCAAGGCGGTGAAGTGCGGGCGGAACTCGATCTGCCCGAGCAGGTGCGCTCGAACTCTGTGCACTTGCTGCGCGACTATGCGCTCACCAGTGCCGGCATTGCCTGCCTGCCCACGCTGGTGGTGAGTGACGACCTGATCGCGGGCCGGCTTGTACCGGTGCTGGCCGAGTACGACCTCGCCCCGCTGCATTTTTCTGCGGTTTATCCCGCAACGCAGCGACAAGCCGTCAAGGTGTGTGCGCTGATCGACTGCCTGGCCAACCATCACGCAGGAGAACTGGCCTGGGACGTGCCCCTGCTTGAGCGCGGCTGGGTCCGCTAG
- a CDS encoding 3-hydroxybutyryl-CoA dehydrogenase — MAIQVVGIVGAGTMGNGIAQACAVVGLDVVMVDISDAAVQKGIATVAGSLDRLIKKDKLTEADKTAALARIQGSTSYDDLKRADLVIEAATENFDLKVKILKQLEAVAAPHAIVASNTSSISITKLAAVLQDASRFIGMHFFNPVPMMALVEVIRGLQTSDATHADVEALAKQLGKTPITVKNSPGFVVNRILCPMINEAFCVLGEGLASPEEIDEGMKLGCNHPIGPLALADMIGLDTMLAVMEVLYTEFADPKYRPAMLMREMVAAGYLGRKTGRGVYDYRK, encoded by the coding sequence ATGGCAATTCAAGTCGTCGGCATCGTCGGTGCCGGAACAATGGGCAACGGCATTGCGCAAGCGTGCGCCGTGGTCGGGCTGGATGTGGTGATGGTGGACATCAGCGATGCCGCTGTGCAGAAGGGCATTGCGACCGTGGCCGGCAGCCTGGACCGCCTCATCAAGAAGGACAAGCTGACCGAAGCCGACAAGACGGCAGCGCTGGCACGCATCCAGGGCTCGACGTCGTACGACGATCTGAAGCGCGCCGACCTCGTCATCGAAGCCGCCACCGAGAATTTCGACCTGAAGGTGAAGATCCTCAAGCAGCTCGAAGCGGTGGCCGCACCGCACGCCATCGTCGCGTCGAACACGTCGTCGATCTCGATCACCAAGCTGGCTGCCGTGCTGCAGGATGCCAGCCGCTTCATCGGCATGCACTTCTTCAATCCGGTGCCGATGATGGCGCTGGTGGAAGTCATCCGCGGTCTGCAGACGAGCGATGCCACGCACGCCGACGTCGAGGCGCTGGCCAAGCAACTCGGCAAGACGCCGATCACGGTCAAGAACAGCCCGGGTTTTGTGGTCAATCGCATCCTGTGCCCGATGATCAACGAGGCGTTCTGCGTGCTGGGCGAGGGCCTGGCGAGCCCGGAAGAGATTGACGAGGGCATGAAGCTTGGCTGCAACCACCCGATCGGGCCGCTGGCTCTGGCCGACATGATCGGCCTGGACACCATGCTGGCTGTAATGGAAGTGCTGTACACCGAGTTTGCCGATCCGAAATACCGCCCGGCCATGCTGATGCGCGAAATGGTGGCGGCAGGCTACCTGGGGCGGAAGACCGGTCGCGGCGTGTACGACTACCGCAAGTAA